One Deinococcus reticulitermitis genomic region harbors:
- a CDS encoding aminoglycoside phosphotransferase family protein translates to MSPAPAVFRPLLTRWDLTPDGPPIHTHSSDLLPVRFRGEPAMLKIARIDEEELGHRWLVWRGGVGAARTYAHDGAALLLERLPSRPSLTALVHAGHDDEATRQLCGVAARIHAPSPHPAPELPPLAGWFRALTDAADRNGTLRAAWATAQGLLRDQREVLPLHGDLHHANALHSPERGWLAIDPKGLIGERTFDFANLLCNPDLEVATRPGRLARQVALIADLGGLERARLLRWVVAYAGLSAAWWLEDEEEGQAAQVLEVARLALAELG, encoded by the coding sequence ATGTCGCCTGCCCCCGCCGTCTTCAGGCCCCTGCTCACGCGCTGGGACCTCACCCCGGACGGCCCGCCCATCCACACCCACAGCAGTGACCTCCTTCCCGTGCGCTTTCGCGGGGAGCCGGCGATGCTCAAGATCGCCCGGATCGACGAGGAGGAACTCGGGCACCGCTGGCTGGTGTGGCGCGGCGGGGTGGGCGCCGCGCGCACCTATGCCCATGACGGTGCCGCGCTGCTGCTCGAACGCCTGCCGTCCCGACCTTCCCTGACCGCGCTCGTCCACGCCGGACACGACGATGAGGCGACCCGGCAGCTGTGCGGCGTGGCGGCCCGGATTCACGCGCCTTCCCCGCACCCCGCGCCCGAGCTGCCCCCGCTCGCCGGCTGGTTCCGGGCGCTGACGGACGCGGCCGACCGGAACGGGACCCTGCGCGCGGCCTGGGCCACCGCCCAGGGGCTGCTGCGCGATCAGCGCGAGGTGCTGCCCCTGCACGGCGACCTGCATCACGCCAATGCCCTGCATAGCCCAGAGCGCGGCTGGCTGGCGATCGACCCCAAGGGCCTGATCGGGGAGCGGACCTTCGACTTTGCCAACCTGCTGTGCAACCCGGACCTGGAGGTGGCGACGCGGCCCGGTCGCCTCGCGCGCCAGGTGGCCCTGATCGCTGACCTCGGAGGGCTGGAGCGGGCGCGGCTGCTGCGCTGGGTCGTGGCCTACGCGGGGCTCTCGGCGGCGTGGTGGCTGGAAGACGAGGAGGAAGGGCAGGCGGCGCAGGTCCTCGAAGTCGCGCGGCTGGCCCTGGCGGAGCTGGGTTAA
- a CDS encoding WD40 repeat domain-containing protein translates to MQHTSSPRPARWGLGLVPLLLAFAAAQGLAPSSPNPVAAPLPATPPGLVTLTPTGTVTPIATEPLEVLGVAEGAGLFAVRAVGGSVVKLYDAGSGRLVREVRLQSEVLLSVPPAITPDGRWLAVALTPDPATREGRLGLFSTTDPVYGFFLRSAGLRDSVSLAISPDGTRLAVGNRNNYVQLWNLSTRQRMNTLKAATEPRALAFSPDGRYFMPQFRGQKTTQLLLAAGGEPARSLPVAGGQFAVADLLVAGPGRALSLATGAAVPLPAYLAGGASLHGFDKGAKRALVTVPGTEKGIVFLELRDVLSGATLARQPVPALFAFSPRLMPGGNHALLGDGAGGLRLLALR, encoded by the coding sequence ATGCAGCACACTTCATCCCCACGCCCGGCGCGGTGGGGCCTGGGGCTCGTCCCCTTGCTCCTGGCGTTTGCCGCCGCGCAGGGCCTTGCGCCCAGCTCCCCCAACCCCGTTGCGGCGCCCCTCCCGGCGACGCCCCCCGGGCTGGTGACGCTCACCCCGACCGGGACCGTCACCCCGATCGCCACCGAGCCGCTCGAAGTGCTCGGGGTGGCCGAGGGCGCGGGGCTGTTCGCCGTGCGGGCCGTGGGAGGCTCGGTCGTCAAGCTCTACGACGCGGGCAGTGGCCGCCTCGTGCGCGAGGTGCGGCTGCAATCCGAGGTGCTGCTCTCGGTGCCGCCCGCGATCACGCCTGATGGCCGCTGGCTCGCGGTGGCCCTGACCCCCGACCCGGCCACCCGCGAGGGCCGGCTGGGGCTGTTCTCGACCACCGACCCGGTCTACGGCTTTTTCCTGCGCTCGGCAGGTCTGCGCGACTCGGTGAGCCTGGCGATCAGCCCCGACGGAACGCGGCTCGCGGTGGGCAACCGCAACAACTACGTGCAGCTGTGGAACCTCAGCACCCGCCAGCGCATGAACACCCTCAAGGCCGCCACCGAGCCGCGCGCCCTGGCCTTCAGCCCCGACGGGCGCTACTTCATGCCGCAGTTCCGGGGTCAGAAGACCACGCAGCTTCTCCTCGCCGCCGGGGGCGAGCCGGCGCGCTCGTTGCCGGTGGCGGGCGGGCAGTTTGCGGTGGCCGACCTGCTTGTCGCGGGGCCCGGACGGGCGCTCTCGCTCGCGACCGGCGCCGCCGTGCCGCTGCCGGCCTATCTCGCGGGGGGCGCTTCCCTGCACGGCTTCGACAAGGGCGCGAAACGGGCGCTCGTGACGGTGCCAGGCACCGAGAAGGGAATCGTGTTCCTCGAACTGCGCGACGTGCTCAGCGGCGCGACGCTCGCGCGGCAGCCGGTGCCGGCCCTCTTTGCCTTCTCGCCGCGCCTGATGCCGGGCGGCAACCACGCCCTGCTCGGCGACGGCGCGGGGGGGCTGCGGCTGCTCGCCCTGCGCTGA
- a CDS encoding S8 family serine peptidase: protein MDARRRLALASLALLLAGCGQLSVPDRVRDQTFDLGLERTVQVSQPHVGRWTVAQRPPWLQVSAGSGEGDLDLTVTADRALATPLTASQPQLSGDIVITWASEDGTEEGRATWTVRAEQYRLTGRVLDTARVTGRDVAASSTLQTGRPRQTRGVIVTYRRAAVRDGVTGKGATGERLQAQDAGTEANRAEQTLRALGIPAAARHSLGPRSVLLDTVASDATLSALRADPGVASVTANVVLHALSTAGPETEPGAPALASPVTPGDQYAALQWAYPLLGYRAVWRDMESGGYTRPVTVAVADSGVRFDHPDLAEGLWTPEEGAFDAVTTLNNGDGDGADADPTDPSVPGRTVGSHGTHVAGIIVARWGENGASCEGCSATGVVGASYKAPVKVLPIRVLDAQGNTDVATVVSAVQYAAGLPVTLGGQTFTNPHPAQVINLSLGGDRITPEEAQPMCDAIAEARTRGVLTFAAAGNGAPGATAPFYPAACEAAVAVGSVTLSGGSAPIHAVYSSTYAQVQLSAPGGSSYYAPTYFTGGTLSGTAFPDDILSTGWDYRKDQPNYEVEAGTSQATPQAAALAALLLSKGVTTGAEDTLARMVETSTDLGEPGRDPRFGHGMINAAAALGAPAVSDALGLRLQSERGLTFQPPLDALGRFTAYLGDGGYTVIGGRDRDANGLYGEAHEPRDERSVILGPGAPQVDLGDLKPAP from the coding sequence ATGGACGCAAGACGACGCCTCGCGCTGGCCTCCCTGGCCCTCCTGCTCGCTGGCTGTGGGCAGCTGAGCGTGCCGGATCGGGTGCGCGACCAGACCTTCGACCTCGGCCTGGAACGCACCGTGCAGGTCTCTCAGCCGCATGTGGGCCGCTGGACGGTGGCGCAGCGTCCACCCTGGCTTCAGGTCTCGGCGGGCAGCGGCGAGGGAGACCTAGACCTGACCGTGACGGCCGACCGCGCCCTCGCCACGCCGCTGACGGCCAGCCAGCCTCAGCTCAGCGGCGACATCGTCATCACCTGGGCGAGCGAAGACGGCACCGAGGAGGGCCGCGCCACCTGGACTGTCCGCGCCGAGCAGTACCGCCTGACGGGCCGGGTGCTCGACACCGCGCGGGTCACGGGCCGCGACGTGGCGGCGTCCTCCACGCTTCAGACCGGGCGGCCGCGCCAGACACGCGGCGTGATCGTGACCTATCGCCGCGCCGCCGTGCGCGACGGCGTGACCGGCAAGGGGGCGACCGGAGAGAGGCTTCAGGCGCAGGACGCCGGCACTGAGGCGAACCGGGCCGAGCAGACCCTGCGCGCCCTGGGCATCCCGGCGGCGGCCCGGCACTCCCTGGGACCGCGCTCGGTGCTGCTGGACACGGTGGCCAGCGACGCGACGCTGAGCGCTCTGCGTGCCGACCCCGGCGTCGCGTCGGTCACGGCGAACGTGGTGCTGCACGCGCTCTCGACTGCTGGCCCGGAAACGGAACCCGGTGCCCCGGCGCTCGCCAGCCCGGTGACGCCGGGCGACCAGTACGCAGCGCTTCAGTGGGCGTATCCGCTGCTCGGCTACCGGGCGGTGTGGCGCGACATGGAGTCGGGCGGCTACACCAGGCCCGTGACGGTGGCGGTCGCCGACTCGGGGGTGCGCTTCGACCACCCGGACCTCGCCGAAGGGCTCTGGACGCCGGAAGAAGGGGCCTTCGACGCGGTGACCACCCTGAACAACGGCGACGGCGACGGAGCCGATGCCGATCCCACCGATCCGAGCGTGCCGGGGCGCACGGTGGGGAGCCACGGCACCCACGTCGCAGGCATCATCGTCGCCCGCTGGGGCGAGAACGGCGCGAGCTGTGAGGGGTGCAGCGCAACCGGGGTGGTCGGCGCGAGCTACAAGGCCCCGGTCAAGGTGCTGCCGATCCGGGTGCTCGACGCGCAGGGCAACACCGACGTGGCGACGGTGGTCTCAGCGGTGCAGTACGCCGCCGGGCTCCCGGTCACGCTCGGTGGCCAGACCTTCACCAACCCGCACCCCGCGCAGGTCATCAACCTCAGCCTGGGCGGCGACCGCATCACGCCGGAGGAAGCGCAGCCGATGTGCGACGCGATTGCCGAGGCCCGCACGCGCGGGGTGCTCACCTTCGCCGCTGCGGGCAACGGTGCGCCCGGAGCGACCGCTCCTTTCTACCCCGCCGCCTGCGAGGCTGCCGTCGCGGTGGGAAGCGTGACGCTCTCGGGCGGCAGCGCCCCCATCCACGCTGTGTACTCCAGCACCTACGCTCAGGTGCAGCTCAGTGCGCCGGGCGGCAGTTCGTACTACGCGCCAACCTACTTCACGGGCGGCACCCTCAGCGGTACGGCCTTCCCCGACGACATCCTCTCGACCGGCTGGGACTACCGGAAAGATCAGCCCAACTATGAAGTCGAGGCCGGCACCTCGCAGGCCACCCCGCAGGCGGCGGCCCTCGCGGCGCTGCTGCTTTCCAAGGGGGTCACGACCGGCGCGGAAGACACCCTCGCGCGCATGGTCGAGACAAGCACCGACCTCGGCGAGCCGGGCCGTGACCCCCGCTTCGGTCACGGCATGATCAACGCCGCCGCCGCGCTCGGGGCGCCCGCCGTGAGCGACGCGCTGGGGCTGCGGCTTCAGAGTGAGCGCGGGCTGACCTTCCAGCCGCCCCTCGACGCGCTCGGGCGCTTCACCGCCTACCTCGGCGACGGCGGCTACACCGTGATCGGCGGGCGCGACCGCGACGCCAACGGCCTCTACGGCGAGGCCCACGAGCCGCGCGACGAGCGCTCGGTCATCCTCGGGCCGGGAGCGCCGCAGGTGGACCTCGGCGACCTGAAGCCCGCGCCCTGA
- a CDS encoding OsmC family protein, translating into MADIARKASAHWQGDLRSGKGTVSTESGVLRDAQYSFKTRFEEGQGTNPEELLASAHAGCFTMQLSALLSGHGHTVEDLRTEATCEMVKDGPGFKISRMHLVVRGRVSGSDQADFEAHVQQAADLCPLSRIMQGNVEITHEAQFEG; encoded by the coding sequence ATGGCAGACATCGCGAGAAAGGCTTCGGCCCACTGGCAGGGAGACCTGCGCAGCGGCAAGGGCACCGTCAGCACCGAGAGTGGCGTCCTCCGTGACGCCCAGTATTCGTTCAAGACCCGCTTCGAGGAGGGCCAGGGCACCAACCCCGAGGAACTGCTCGCGAGCGCCCACGCCGGCTGCTTCACCATGCAGCTCTCGGCGCTGCTCTCCGGGCACGGCCACACCGTGGAGGACCTGCGCACCGAGGCCACCTGCGAGATGGTCAAGGATGGCCCCGGCTTCAAGATCAGCCGGATGCATCTGGTCGTGCGCGGCCGGGTGAGCGGCTCGGATCAGGCCGACTTCGAGGCGCACGTGCAGCAGGCGGCCGATCTGTGCCCGCTCAGCCGCATCATGCAGGGCAACGTCGAGATCACCCACGAGGCGCAGTTCGAGGGCTGA
- a CDS encoding DEAD/DEAH box helicase translates to MTVAAPNLARLLAPAPPGTLLLLPQVARMALFSAFPGPAVLLTTPDRLSAYATAGALGAPVSVNPGLREWDARHEHVVLDVNTALDLFPAHPEDHALSLKVGANYPRDALLARLEKFGYERGEEPGYELRGDTLELRLAPGVGLPADAEAGRWVRAEFFGDELDTLRTLLPGEMSGEKIQAFTLEPTAEYLTETKWDATRLELLPGRVFLDSPEFYPSALGVLADTLWPRLAVREVTSFGRAPLELPDLHTGLETLPFYRARLADLERDVGEWRRAGYRVFILVRHDRTATYLADKLLETKEVPWLSVPRLDPGGLGFLRAGGEGGFAIPEHRTVVLTEDLIYGFQGGSALRGKRLAGRPVTDALGLHVGDFLIHPEHGIGQFLGLETRKVLGVTRDYLNIEYRGGSRLSVPIEQLPILRRHPGTTDDPPVLSSFDKKDWARAKEKARKNAEAVAAKLLVQYAARQVTPGTAFPAQPEWDEQVEKNFLFELTADQRTALKETMRDLEKPHPADRLISGDVGFGKTEVALRAAHRVVGHGKQVAVLVPTTLLAEQHTSTFVERFKGLPVRVEGLSRFTTPAQARSILAELKAGRVDILIGTHRLLSGDIEFRDLGLIIVDEEHRFGVSQKEKLRALRGLPPVSKEGRIEIPEGVTAVDTLALSATPIPRTLYMSMVGLRDMSSIQTPPKGRKPIQTILTPFDPVTVRDAIITEIERGGKVFYIHDRIASIGARSLYLRNLVPEARIGVAHGRMNEEELEEIMLGFEQGAFDVLLSTTIVETGLDIPEANTILIERADRLGLAQLYQLRGRVGRRQQTAYAYLFYPPRMTENAQRRLWAIADLQDLGSGHLLAEKDMEIRGVGNILGEEQHGHVQAVSIDVYTELLAEAVAQLKGEKIGAAPTVSIDLPVSARLTPEYFVSEGGQSDEEARIATYGRLSEARTLQAISRVERDLRKKYGPPTPEVQNFIDLAKLRLTALAKRALSIGETMTGLQIVFAYKALDYDAPGLKKFPHKTEVVTFPPSVKIEKRGIKPDDYARMLIEVLGYFG, encoded by the coding sequence GTGACCGTCGCTGCTCCCAATCTCGCTCGCCTCCTCGCCCCCGCACCGCCCGGCACGCTGCTGCTGCTGCCGCAGGTGGCGCGCATGGCGCTGTTTTCAGCTTTTCCGGGGCCAGCGGTGCTGCTGACCACCCCCGACCGCCTGAGCGCCTACGCCACGGCGGGAGCGCTTGGGGCGCCGGTGAGCGTCAATCCAGGGCTGCGCGAGTGGGACGCGAGGCATGAGCACGTGGTGCTCGATGTGAACACGGCGCTCGACCTCTTTCCGGCGCACCCGGAAGACCACGCGCTGAGCCTGAAGGTGGGCGCGAACTACCCGCGTGACGCCCTGCTCGCCCGCCTGGAGAAATTTGGCTACGAGCGCGGGGAAGAACCCGGCTACGAGCTGCGTGGCGATACCCTGGAGCTGCGGCTCGCGCCCGGCGTGGGCCTGCCGGCCGACGCGGAAGCTGGGCGGTGGGTGCGCGCCGAGTTTTTCGGAGACGAGCTCGATACGCTGCGGACCCTGCTCCCCGGCGAAATGAGCGGCGAGAAGATCCAGGCTTTTACCCTGGAGCCCACCGCCGAGTACCTGACCGAGACGAAATGGGACGCGACCCGGCTGGAGCTGCTGCCGGGGCGGGTCTTTCTCGACTCGCCGGAGTTCTATCCTTCGGCGCTCGGGGTGCTCGCCGACACGCTCTGGCCCCGGCTTGCTGTGCGCGAGGTCACGAGCTTTGGCCGCGCCCCGCTGGAGCTCCCCGACCTGCACACCGGCCTGGAGACGCTGCCGTTTTACCGCGCCCGATTGGCGGACCTGGAGCGCGACGTGGGGGAGTGGCGCCGCGCCGGATACCGCGTCTTTATCCTCGTGCGCCACGACCGCACCGCCACCTACCTTGCCGACAAGCTGCTGGAGACGAAGGAGGTGCCGTGGCTGAGCGTGCCGCGCCTCGATCCCGGTGGCCTCGGCTTCCTGCGGGCCGGCGGCGAGGGGGGGTTCGCGATTCCCGAGCACCGGACGGTGGTGCTCACCGAGGACCTGATCTACGGCTTCCAGGGTGGCTCGGCGCTGCGCGGCAAGCGGCTCGCCGGGCGGCCCGTCACCGACGCGCTCGGGCTGCACGTGGGCGATTTCCTGATTCACCCCGAGCACGGCATCGGGCAATTCCTGGGCCTGGAGACGCGCAAGGTGCTGGGCGTCACGCGCGATTACCTCAATATCGAGTACCGGGGCGGCTCGCGCCTGAGCGTGCCCATCGAGCAGCTCCCGATCCTGCGCCGGCACCCCGGCACCACCGACGACCCGCCGGTGCTGAGTTCCTTTGACAAGAAGGACTGGGCGCGGGCCAAGGAAAAGGCCCGCAAGAACGCCGAAGCGGTCGCCGCCAAACTGCTCGTGCAGTACGCCGCGCGGCAGGTCACGCCCGGCACCGCCTTTCCCGCGCAGCCCGAGTGGGACGAGCAGGTCGAGAAGAATTTCCTGTTCGAGCTGACGGCCGACCAGCGCACCGCCCTCAAGGAGACGATGCGCGATCTGGAAAAGCCCCACCCGGCCGACCGCCTGATCTCGGGCGACGTGGGCTTCGGCAAGACGGAAGTGGCGCTGCGGGCCGCGCACCGCGTCGTCGGGCACGGCAAACAGGTGGCTGTCCTGGTGCCGACCACCCTGCTCGCCGAGCAGCACACCTCGACCTTCGTGGAGCGCTTTAAGGGGCTGCCGGTGCGCGTCGAGGGCCTGTCGCGCTTCACCACCCCCGCGCAGGCCCGCTCCATCCTCGCCGAGCTCAAGGCCGGGCGGGTGGACATCCTGATCGGCACCCACCGCCTGCTCTCGGGCGACATCGAGTTCAGGGACCTGGGACTGATTATCGTGGACGAGGAGCACCGCTTCGGTGTGTCGCAGAAGGAAAAGCTGCGGGCGCTGCGCGGCCTGCCGCCCGTGTCCAAGGAGGGCCGGATCGAGATTCCCGAGGGGGTCACGGCGGTGGACACGCTCGCGCTGTCGGCCACCCCGATTCCGCGCACGCTGTACATGAGCATGGTGGGCCTGCGCGACATGAGCTCGATCCAGACGCCGCCCAAGGGCCGCAAGCCGATTCAGACGATCCTGACGCCCTTCGACCCGGTGACGGTGCGCGACGCGATCATCACGGAGATCGAGCGCGGCGGCAAGGTCTTCTACATCCATGACCGCATCGCGTCGATCGGCGCGCGCAGCCTGTACCTGCGTAACCTCGTGCCCGAAGCGCGCATCGGGGTGGCGCACGGGCGGATGAACGAGGAGGAACTCGAGGAGATCATGCTCGGCTTCGAGCAGGGCGCCTTCGACGTGCTGCTCTCGACCACCATCGTCGAGACCGGCCTCGACATCCCCGAGGCGAACACCATCCTGATCGAGCGCGCCGACCGCCTCGGCCTCGCGCAGCTCTACCAGCTTCGTGGGCGCGTCGGGCGGCGCCAGCAGACCGCCTACGCTTACCTCTTCTACCCGCCGCGCATGACCGAGAACGCGCAGCGCCGGCTGTGGGCCATCGCTGACCTGCAAGACCTCGGCTCCGGGCACCTGCTTGCCGAGAAAGATATGGAGATTCGCGGCGTCGGCAACATCCTGGGCGAGGAGCAGCACGGGCACGTCCAGGCCGTGAGCATCGACGTGTACACCGAACTGCTCGCCGAGGCCGTCGCCCAGCTCAAGGGTGAGAAGATCGGGGCGGCGCCCACCGTCTCCATCGACCTGCCGGTGAGCGCGCGCCTGACCCCGGAATACTTCGTCAGCGAGGGCGGCCAGAGCGACGAGGAAGCCCGCATCGCCACCTACGGGCGGCTCAGCGAGGCGCGCACCTTGCAGGCGATCAGCCGCGTCGAGCGCGACCTGCGCAAGAAGTACGGCCCGCCCACCCCGGAAGTCCAGAACTTCATCGACCTCGCCAAGCTGCGGCTCACCGCCCTCGCCAAGCGCGCGCTGAGCATCGGCGAGACGATGACGGGGCTCCAGATCGTCTTCGCCTACAAGGCCCTCGACTACGACGCGCCGGGCCTGAAGAAGTTTCCCCACAAGACCGAGGTGGTCACCTTTCCGCCCTCGGTCAAGATCGAGAAACGCGGCATCAAGCCCGACGACTACGCCCGGATGCTGATCGAGGTGCTGGGGTATTTCGGGTGA
- a CDS encoding CAP domain-containing protein, protein MTRTAPRFLLLSLLTLGLAACGTQTAPQAGAPQAAAPALGEGAEQTGDTVAAVPSPLGSQSVPGSAFAQRVFELTNAARAQARTCGGVAYAAAPALAYNAALERAAQGHAADMAARNYFSHTSQDGRTFAQRITNAGYVWRTVAENIAAGHATPEAVVAGWLGSAGHCRNLMNPSFKEIGVGYAYSAGSSYRHSWVQNFGAAR, encoded by the coding sequence ATGACACGCACCGCTCCGCGCTTTCTGCTGCTCTCCCTCCTGACCCTGGGCCTTGCGGCCTGCGGCACGCAGACGGCGCCGCAGGCCGGCGCCCCGCAAGCTGCCGCACCCGCGCTCGGCGAGGGCGCCGAGCAAACGGGAGACACGGTCGCCGCCGTCCCTTCCCCGCTCGGTTCCCAGAGCGTGCCGGGCAGCGCCTTCGCCCAGCGCGTGTTCGAGCTGACCAACGCGGCCCGCGCGCAGGCCCGCACCTGCGGGGGCGTCGCCTACGCCGCTGCGCCGGCGCTCGCCTACAACGCTGCGCTCGAACGGGCCGCGCAGGGACACGCCGCCGACATGGCCGCCAGGAACTACTTCAGCCACACGAGCCAGGACGGGCGCACCTTCGCGCAGCGGATCACGAACGCGGGCTACGTCTGGCGCACGGTGGCCGAGAACATCGCCGCCGGCCACGCCACCCCCGAAGCCGTGGTCGCCGGCTGGCTCGGGAGCGCCGGGCACTGCCGCAACCTCATGAACCCAAGCTTCAAGGAAATCGGCGTCGGCTACGCCTACAGCGCGGGCAGCAGCTACCGGCACTCCTGGGTGCAGAACTTCGGCGCGGCGCGCTGA
- a CDS encoding nitroreductase family protein produces MHGPLTPEQVRAFYDAHRTTRLYQTAEDGSPLRMSPEELGAVLHAAQRAPTDATAQLYSLIHLTAPELRARMAELTTNAHIATASEAFVVCADARRVGRVLEANGYVPGHWPAIGVHFGLGDAVMAGQNLLTASEMLGYQGCWIGGVLNALPEIMETLALPAGVLPFAALTVGRPAEQAPLRPRLPRELVVHTDRYRDGSPEELRAGTEVMNPIAARGGRPGDWALLLSRYFAQGGAMERREPQLVAALRAQALWAGEE; encoded by the coding sequence ATGCACGGCCCCCTGACCCCGGAGCAAGTCCGCGCCTTTTACGACGCCCACCGCACCACCCGGCTCTACCAGACGGCCGAGGACGGCTCGCCGCTGCGGATGAGCCCGGAAGAACTCGGCGCCGTCCTCCATGCCGCGCAGCGGGCCCCCACCGACGCGACCGCGCAGCTCTACTCGCTGATTCATCTCACGGCGCCGGAGCTGCGCGCCCGCATGGCGGAGCTCACCACCAATGCCCACATCGCCACGGCCTCCGAGGCGTTTGTCGTCTGTGCCGATGCCCGGCGCGTGGGGCGGGTGCTGGAGGCGAACGGCTACGTGCCCGGGCACTGGCCGGCCATCGGCGTGCACTTCGGCCTCGGAGACGCGGTGATGGCGGGGCAGAACCTGCTGACCGCGTCGGAGATGCTCGGCTACCAGGGCTGCTGGATCGGCGGGGTGCTGAACGCCCTGCCGGAGATCATGGAGACGCTCGCGCTGCCGGCGGGCGTGCTGCCCTTCGCCGCCCTCACGGTGGGCCGCCCCGCCGAGCAGGCCCCCCTGCGCCCCCGGCTGCCGCGCGAACTCGTGGTGCACACCGACCGCTACCGCGATGGCTCACCGGAGGAACTGCGCGCGGGGACCGAAGTGATGAACCCCATCGCCGCGCGGGGAGGGCGGCCCGGGGACTGGGCGCTGCTGCTCAGCCGCTACTTCGCCCAGGGGGGCGCGATGGAGAGGCGCGAGCCGCAGCTTGTGGCCGCGCTGCGGGCGCAGGCGCTCTGGGCCGGAGAGGAGTGA
- the coaE gene encoding dephospho-CoA kinase (Dephospho-CoA kinase (CoaE) performs the final step in coenzyme A biosynthesis.) → MTAPEGPPSRPLDPRQPQRLIRRLGLTGSIGAGKSTVARLLHARGLTVLDADEQARRVTEEPEVLAELEAAFPSVVREGVLDRAALAARVFGDAEQVARLNAITHPRVRARMAALEAEAAARGEAWVVQDIPLLFESRLEGTMDAVLVVDAPLEVRLERALARGGLSREDILARDARQMSGEEKRRRASFVLDNSGSSAELERQLDEALLQLGIPVSK, encoded by the coding sequence ATGACCGCCCCCGAAGGCCCGCCTTCCCGCCCGCTGGACCCCCGTCAGCCCCAACGCCTGATCCGTCGTCTGGGGCTGACCGGCAGCATCGGCGCGGGCAAGAGCACGGTGGCCCGGCTGCTGCACGCGCGCGGCCTCACGGTCCTCGACGCCGACGAGCAGGCGCGGCGCGTGACGGAGGAGCCGGAGGTCCTCGCCGAGCTCGAAGCCGCCTTTCCCAGCGTGGTGCGGGAAGGGGTGCTTGACCGCGCCGCGCTCGCCGCCCGGGTGTTCGGCGACGCCGAGCAAGTCGCGCGCCTGAACGCCATCACCCACCCCCGCGTGCGCGCCCGCATGGCCGCCCTCGAAGCCGAGGCGGCGGCGCGCGGCGAAGCGTGGGTGGTGCAGGACATTCCCCTTCTCTTTGAAAGCCGGCTCGAAGGCACGATGGACGCCGTGCTCGTCGTGGACGCGCCCCTGGAAGTGCGGCTGGAGCGGGCTTTGGCGCGCGGTGGCCTGAGCCGCGAGGACATCCTCGCCCGCGACGCCCGGCAAATGAGCGGCGAGGAGAAACGGCGCCGGGCGAGCTTCGTCCTCGACAACAGCGGTTCGTCCGCCGAGCTGGAAAGGCAACTCGACGAGGCACTCCTCCAACTCGGTATCCCGGTCTCCAAATGA
- a CDS encoding alpha/beta hydrolase, translating to MQETWPLPGAPVAGYVWSAERPRGAVLLTHGFGEYAGRYVERYHGLIPQLVGAGFSVYSYDHRGHGTSRGRRGVVNLSELLTDHFAAREALRSLPVPLYAFGHSMGGLITAAGAARDPRGLSGVILSSPALLIGAGEPPLLRRLAPLLARVAPGLPVTDLGTGGLSRLAHEVSAYEADEQIYHGKVPALTASSMLGLSDALWAEYSDWHLPTLVFHGDRDTVTDPQGSQRFFELIPAGDKTLRLFEGGYHELLNDEGREEVRALILDWLGERTPRRHAG from the coding sequence ATGCAAGAGACTTGGCCTCTTCCCGGCGCCCCGGTGGCCGGATATGTCTGGAGCGCCGAACGGCCCCGCGGCGCCGTGCTGCTCACCCACGGCTTCGGGGAGTACGCCGGGCGCTACGTCGAGCGCTACCACGGCCTGATTCCGCAGCTTGTGGGCGCAGGCTTCAGCGTCTACAGCTATGACCACCGGGGGCACGGCACGTCGCGGGGCCGCCGGGGGGTCGTGAACCTGAGCGAGCTACTCACCGACCATTTCGCGGCCCGCGAGGCGCTGCGCTCCTTGCCCGTGCCGCTCTATGCCTTCGGGCACAGCATGGGCGGTCTGATCACGGCGGCGGGCGCGGCGCGTGACCCGCGCGGGTTGAGCGGCGTGATCCTGAGCAGCCCCGCGCTCCTGATCGGCGCTGGAGAGCCGCCGCTGCTGCGCCGCCTCGCGCCGCTGCTGGCGCGGGTGGCTCCGGGACTGCCCGTCACCGACCTCGGCACCGGGGGCCTGTCGCGTCTCGCGCACGAGGTGAGCGCCTACGAGGCCGACGAGCAGATCTATCACGGCAAGGTTCCGGCGCTCACGGCGAGCAGCATGCTCGGCCTCAGCGACGCCCTGTGGGCCGAATATTCCGACTGGCATCTGCCGACGCTGGTCTTCCACGGTGACCGCGACACGGTGACCGACCCCCAGGGCTCGCAGCGCTTCTTCGAGCTGATCCCGGCGGGGGACAAGACGCTGCGGCTCTTTGAAGGCGGCTACCACGAACTGCTCAACGACGAGGGGCGCGAGGAGGTCCGCGCCCTGATCCTGGACTGGCTGGGCGAGCGAACCCCGCGCCGTCATGCCGGTTGA